In Melospiza melodia melodia isolate bMelMel2 chromosome 30, bMelMel2.pri, whole genome shotgun sequence, the DNA window CAGAGAGAACAGTTCTGCTCATTGAATCCAGcagcttcagggaggttttgagGAATAATGCATCCTGCAGAGGAGAGCGTGTTCCTCCCAGCCCACTCACTTCTGCTGGGCTGAGATGTGCTGCTGAGACACCGAGCTGGGGATGGCTCtggcaggcaggagggagggggaACAGCCAGGttttcatctcatctcatctgcAATTAGACAGAAATTGGGGCTGAAATTGGCACTGCTGACGTCAGCTGGGTCTGCGACTTGTGCCGGTTTGGAGCAGGCTCCAGCCTGGGTGGTGTGTGAGACACACTTGGGAGTTATTTCCCAGTTTGGGGTGCTGAAGAAAGGCTCAAGAAGCTGTTGGATGTCTCAGATTGTGCCTGCAAGCTCTGAGATCTGCTCTGAGGTCTCACAGTGGCATCAGAGCCACTGCTGGGATCACTCACCCATCTGAGCTGGATCTGGGGCCTCTCTCTCAGAAGTGCTGAGCATTTGGCAGTGTTTGCATGGAAAAAACTTGATCCTGTACTGAAATAGCAGCTCCAGTGACGTGGCAGCACATTTGAGGCAAGCAGAGGGTGAGGCTGGTGAGGACAGGTGGGCTCAGCCTTTCTGGGGAAGGAGGGTGAAATATCTTTGGGAAAAAATAGCATTGAGTGCCAGGATCACGAGAAAACAAAACTCCTCGCCCTTCAGAGACCATGAGGGAGGCAGGAGAGGCTTGGTTTCAGGGTCAGGCAGATGCCTTGTGGGAAcaccttggtttttttttgtttcttagcCAGATCAGGACTCAGGTTTCCAAGGTGAGCGTAATGTGAGTGGAACCTACAGAGCAGGAGGGACCTTGGAACctcccctcccagcctggctctgaaaACATTTTCCCTCAGTGCTCTGCTGAGGCTCTTTTGCTCTGTCCTTGCTCTCCAAAGGAAGCaaagctgctctgggagctgagcAGAGGCCAGATCCTGCTCTCGAGCAGTGTCCTGGTGCCAGGCTTGGCTGGCTGCACCTTGGTTTGTCTCCAGCATCTCTTGCTGCTTGGACATCCCCATCCTGGCCTGAGCCAGGTTCTGCACTTGAGGCAGGGTGAATGGAGGAAAAGGAGCTGGAAGTTGTTGCAGCTGCTGCAGTTCCTGAGTTCCCTCCTCATACTCAGTGACACATTGTGGGGGGATTGTGTGACAATTTTTGGGGCTGGAATCAGAAAGCTCAGGGTTAGGTCAGTGGCTGTGTGGCTGAGGAGGCATTAAAGATGTGAGGGGATGGCTGGATACCCTTCCAAAGGTGGAAATGTCCCATGGTTGGGCTGCCTGGGGTTTGCTCACCCCACTGCAAACCTGGACCAGGGCTGTTGGGGTCACCCAGAGATGTTTTGTCTGTGCTTGGCCACCACTTGGCATTCACCAGAGCCAGAAGTTGTGATGCACTCAGCTCTGGAGCCCAGTTCTGTTGGGGAATGAGTGTCTTAATAGGGAATTTGGCCAGGAAAACTAACCAGGTTTCTCTCTGGCAGGAAAATTGAAGCCCCCTTTTCTGAAAGTTGAAGACCAGAGCAGGTAAATGAGACCTTTCTAAATATCCTAACCTAAAACCTCTCCTTCCCTGGTTTCATTCCTGCCCATGAGGCTGCCCTGGCTTCTGTGCAGAGCCTGTTCCACTCTGGGAATTGACTCTCTCCTAGAGGGAGGCAGATGGAGTTTAGAGAAACAATCCAGGTGTCTTGTGTGTCAGGGAGAAAAAAGGTGTCAAACGAGACTTGACAGCAGTTTCCTTCCTTGCTCACATTCCCTGTGTGATCCTCAGCAGGTCACTTAATCCACCCTCAGCAGAGAGGAGTGAGATTGAAGCACAGGAGGTCAGGGCCTGTAACTTGAGGCCAGCCTTGGGCACAGGGGACCTGATCCCTGTGGTGTTTCTGAGGAGTTTGTAACTCTACCAGCATCCATGGGGCCAATTAATTATTCCAAAGGCAACATTGAAGGCATCTCAATTAAGAGTCAGATATTGGGGTTTACATCTGCATGCACTGAAGTGTGAGGGGAGAAATGTGGGAATCAAAACCTTCCTGTACAGTGGGGTAGCTGGAAATGCTGCACTGCTCTGAGCTGGGACAAAAAATGGAATTTGGGCTGAGCAGGCAAATTTGCCTTCTGTCCAAAACATTGGGGCTGTTACTGGGAGCTGGTTTTAACACTTTAAATGTGTTCAATGGAATGAGAATTTCATTCTCATGTGAAATCAGAAATGGGAactctggcacagccccaggagaGCACTGGGCAGCATCTCCTCATGAATGAGGTGGCACCTTGAGCCCctccaggctgcaggagggacagctctGAAGCCCTGCCATGACTCTGATGTCCTGATCTGCTGCTTCCAGGCAATTCAGGCCCTTCCATCACCAATTCCAAAGCTTTCCTGCCCTCAACTTCCTGGCACCCAAAAGCTCCAGCCCATTTGAGCCTCTGAAAAGCCTCTCCAGTTCCTGCCAAGCCAGGTAGGCTGCAGCTCCTTCTGTGTTTaaccctgctcactgctggttcCTGGGCTCTGGGAGCCACCAGCCTTTGGgtgtgggcacagggagccctgtgctgtccctgccaggcagggtgaccctgtgctgtcccttgcagggctgctgagggctGTGCCCTGCACAGCACTGGGGGGAAGAGCCCTCGTTCCACACACGTCACCATGCCCAGGAAAAGGAGGGGGTTCTGTGAGTGCTGCCAAGAGACCTTTGAAGAGCTGCAGAAGGTAAAGGTTCCCCTGGGAGCTGGTTCCCTGCAGGAGTTGTGGGGAGCACTCAGAGGCTTTGTTAATTGTGTCATGCTCGTTAGCACTGTGAGCTCCTTTGGGAGGAATTGCTGCATCCAGCAGGTTCTGCCTCTGAGCTGGGAATGTGGTCAGAGCACAGGGGGTTTGAAGGTTGGTTTGAAGGTTAGAGCACAACATGCTCCTCTCTTGGGGTGCCAGAGCCTCAAGGATCATCCTGCTGCATGATCCATAAGGTGAAGAGGCTGTTCCATGGGGCACAGGCAGATTGGAAAGGTGAGATGAGATTTTTTTTAGGTGCCAAGCAAGGGGGCTCTCAGAGCCCAGCTGTTAGTGCCAGACAGTGGTGGTGCAgtctgctgctggggaggaaatgggaaattcctgtgGGCTTCTCTTGGATCCAGACACAGCCCCCTCATCAGCAGGAGCATGGAACGGGACACTGTGTGTTCCCAAACCTGGCAGACATTGCCTGTCCCTTTGCCCTCTGGTCTCTTGGGCTGTGGGAAGTGCAAATTCCCCTCCTGGCAGAGCTGTGAGTGTTGTTAAAGGGTCTCTGCCACCTTCCAGCAtctccagagcccccagcaccAGAGGTTTGCCCAGGACAGCTCCCAGTACATCCCTGTGGACCGTGTCATCTCCCAGCTCACCAACAGCTTCCTGGAGGGCTCAGCAAAGTAAGTCTGGGGATCTGGGAACTCCTGGAGCCCAAGGGCAGCAGACATCCATGGAATGGGGTGCCTGTGCCTGAAGCAGGACCAACTTGGTACCTCCTGGGCAAATTTCAGACAAACAATGGGAGATGTTCCTGCATTTCCATGGGGTTTCTCCTTTGGGGAACACTCCATGGACTCCAAGTGCCTCCTAAATTAGAAAGGGCAGCTGagccttcctcttctgtccctgctgctctgtaGCCCCCCTGTGCCTGGGCACTGGGCTGAGGAGCCTGAGCTCCCTTGTGCTGCccatctctggcagcagcagagtcatTGTGAGCCTCAGCAGGCTAAAACTGCTTCCCTGCTCCTGAGCAAGGGCTGCAAGCACCCTGCAGTGCAGGAGAGAGGTTTTGTCTCCCTGGGGGGAGTGTTTGTTGCTGGGGCTGGGTGAGCATTAACTGATGGTTCCTCCCAGGGTGCCCTGGTCCTGCCTGGCAGATGAACGTGTGGTGCCTCAAGCACACAGCACTGGAGGAATGaagctgctgccagctgagctGGGAGAGGAAGGGGAGCAGCCTGAGCAGGATGCTGTGGAGCTGATAACAGATACAGAGCTGGATCATGGCCTGAAGACCCAGGGACATtccccctgcctgcccagggacagggtcacagatcccacaggaggaggggactTGTcaaagcccagctccctgcagctgccaaggggagcagggctcaGCAGAGGGGTCTGTGCTGCCCATGGTGCcatgggggaggctgggctgggggctttgGGTTTAGATTTGgctcctgagctgggctgggggcctcATGCATCACCCACTCCTGTCAGAGAGGCAGTGGCTTCTTCATGTGAACCTGTCAGCCACCCTCCCCAAGGCCAGGCTGCCTCCAGGAAGCGCCAGCTGTGCTCCAGACACAGCTCCCAGGTGGCAAAGAggcccaggctggagctgggttCTGGCCTGTCCCCCCTGGGTGCTGGGATGGGGGCACAGGGTGCAGGGCAGGTGtctgagccagccctgcctgccttggggagggctggcagcctgcccctgggcacagagctctCCAGCAGACCTCACAGCTCCCTTGCTTTGGATCTGTGCCTGTGTCAGAGCCCTGGGGGCCCTGTATCccagccagcacccccaggagcagtggctgcaggttggggtgctgggcaggcagctgcagccagcactgtCACTGAGCGTGGCCggagcagggacagtgacagcacGCCCAGGGATGGGAGCAGGCCTGCTCTGGAGGGCACAGCGAGCAGGACCagctgccctgctggctgcctGCCCTCTCCCacactgcccctggctgcagccagatgttgctgctgtgtcagggcagcgccagcagcagcccctggagctccCGGGGTCCTCCCCCCTCCTCCCCAGCGCCCCCAGGCTGCTCCCGGCTCCAGCAGGGGCTCCTCGGGGTCACACTGGGCTGTGCAGCTCCTCCCGGGCTGCAGGATTCCAGCTGTGGGCAGGGAtttgctgcagccccagggcagggtgagGGACAGCGGGTACGAGTCCCGGCTCTGCTCCGTGCTCAGGGAGGCGGAGCTGGACAGGAGCTGCAGGAACTGCTGCACTGAGACACGAGGAGCCTCTTTCCCCATCCTTGGAACGTTGTTTGGCAGCTAAAAGCATCTCCAGGCTGCTCTGTGGAGCCTCggtgggagctgggatgggattcACCAAGGCACCCTCTGTGTCAGGAGCAGGAGGGACATCCAAGGgtgagggcagccctggcagcctgggCAGCTCTCCTGGTGGGAATTGGTGGGGATGCAGTGGCTTCCTTGGCTGTGAtcttccctcctctctgctggCCACGTTCAGAGCCAGCAGATTCCTTACAAGAATCATCACTGACCCAGTGGTGCCTCTGGAAGTGTCCACCCAACATCTGTGTGCTCCTTACCCTTCCAGAGTTCTTCCTCTCACATGGTCCCCAGAGCTGCAAGGATTTGTGAGAGAAGGGTCATGGGGATGAGATTTGTGCTCTTGTTGTGATCTGGGCGTTGTCTTTACATATTTTCAGATGGTTTTAActtgtttgggtattttttttacAAACGTTTGAACTTTTGAAATAAAATGGAGGGATGAGATTCTGCTCTGCCTTACtgtgggaatgtggctgggggcaggagcagagcagtaaGGGTTGGGTGGAGGAAGCTTTGTGGGCAATGGACACCATGATGAAGGGGGTCCAGCCCCAGAACATCACCCCATCTTTGGTTTGCCAgaggagtgtggccagcaggcacTGGGAAGTTCCTGTACCCAGTGCAGGGGTGGTGCCCAGCAAGGAGGGGTGTGGAGAACCTGGAGAACATCTTGTTCACCTCTCCTGGGCATGGAGCTGAGGGATGGAGGTCAAGGGTGGGCTGGAGGATGTTCTGGAGTGTTTAAAGCAGCCTGTGGCCTCTTGAAGGGCAGTTCCAAGCAGAATGGAGCCACCCTTCTGTGGTGCCAAGCTGCTTCCAGGTGTGGGTTGGGAAAAGGAAAAGCTCAGGGCCCAGGAGGGTGGGCCAGGCACCCAGAGGAGTGGGGTCTGTCTGTCCTTGGGGATGTTCAGTCCTTGAGTGAAGGACAACACTCCAGGCTCAAAGGGAAGGCTTGAAGAGGGAGCAGGGACTTGGGGCACACGAGGCTTCAGAGGTTCCTCCTGAGCTGAATCCTTCTCCAGAGCCACAGCCAAAGCCCAGTTCTttacctgctgcagcccctgtcaTGAAGGGCTGATCAAGCCCCACTGGGCTCAGGGTTCTGCCCTGGAGCTGGCCCTGCAGGAAGGTGATCCCTGGAGAGGGGCTTGGGGCACCAACCAGCCCCTGGCCTGGTGGGCTcagcctcctgtgcccccagacaGCAAAGAGGGTGCCCTGGGCCCAGGGGAATGGCCCCTGCAGGCCCCAGAGCTCCAAGTGACCCTGTGGACACTGGTTACCTCATGGTAGTGAGCTCACCTGGGAGATCAGCGGCTGTGTTTCACCAAGCCTGGCCCTTCCAGGGAGGAGAGAGGGACCCCCGAGTGCCATCTGTCCCCTCCTCATGCCACCCAGTGATTTACACCATGGAGTTCCTGCTCTCTGAGGGACTGAAGCAGCTCCTTCATGGCCTTTTGGGGACCCTGTAGACCTTGGATGAGATGTTCAGGCTGGAGATGGGGAATCTTGGAAGAGACTTAAAGATCATCCATCCCCCTGcccggggcagggacaccttccactggaacagcttttccttggTACCAGGTGTAGATCCACCCTGCTGGGCACCTCTTTGTCCCTGTGGTGCTGAGGAGCACCAGAAGGGCTCTGGGAGGGACTGTCCCCCTTGGGCTGGCAGCCTCAGAGCTCCTGAGGAGCCAGGCAGGTGCTGGATCATCTCTGCTGCACCTGATGCTGcatggaggaagaggaaggtCCAAGGGCAGCAGGTCCCAGTGTGgaagccctgcctgccccacGCTGATCTGCCTGGAAAGGACCATGTGCCAACCAGGAACCCCCTGAGTGTGGCTGAGAAGGTGCTGGAGCCCCTCTTGGGCAGCTGCCCCTCAGGTTTCAGCTCCTGGTGGCTCTGCCAGCACGGGGGATAACAggctgagctgcagaggggcttgGAGCCATAACAAAATGGGGCAAAAAGGTCAAAAAAGTTGTCCTGGAGGTGGGTGAGGGATGTGAACTGGGAGTTCAGCCTCATGTCCCaagtgctgtgggcagcagcactccctggttccagcaccatccccttggcacaggaggctcccacagccagcaccagccctggcaccaGGCAGGGGCTCAGTTCCAGCTGGGAGGGTGGTGCTGCTTGGGGGCTCCAGTCCCATTTGGGGGGCTCTGATGATGGTGTGGGTCCTGGTACTGGTTGGCAGCACCAGGACAATCTGCAGGGGCTCTGGGACTGGCTGGGGACCAGCTGTGGACAAGTCAGGGACTCTGTGCCAGCTGAGGGGGCATGGTGCAGACTGGGGGGACTCCAATCCCAACTGGAGGCCCTGAACTGGCTGGAGGGGCTGGTGCTGGTGTGGGGAGGGTTTGGGACTGGTACTGGTGTGGGGGTCCGGCACTGCCTGGGggcagcagtggctgaggggGGTTTGATTCTGTCCCGAGGTTCCAGTATTGGCTGGGGagcctcaccctggtgtccctgtgctggtgtccctgtccctggctgtgggGTGACACAGTCTGCTctggctgggggctctggcacCGGCGGTCCCTGCTGCCGCAGGGTGCCCGAGGCTCCGGTACCATTCCGGGGGTGATGGCACCGGCAGCTCCGGTACCGGCcgggggtgctggtgctgccagCGGGGCTCCGGTGCTGCAGTGCCGCGGGTGTCAGCGGCGCTGCGGCAGCCGGGGCGGGGAGGGTGGAAGGGGCCGGtaccgggggcggcggggccgggcggggcggggcgggcccggggcggcgctgccggtgccgctgccggcgctgccggtgccggtgccggtccggtccggcgggcccggggccgcgtgcgggcggggcgggggcggcgctgccggcccggcccggggcggggggGCCGGACGGGACGGTGACGGTCCCCGGCGCGGCGGGCCCGGCGCGGCCGCCGGCGGAGCATGAGGGAGCCATGAGCCCGCTGCGGGGGTGGCTGCTGGCCGCGCTGCTCTCGCTCGCCCCGCGGGCAGGTAGGTCCGGACCCGCTCCCGCTCCGCCATCGCCGCGGTACCGGCCCCGCTACCGGCTCCGGTACCGGCCGCGCATCGCTCCCGCCGCGCTCCCGGCCCCGCATcgctcccgctccgctcccggccccgccgccgccgctgcggcTTTTTCGCTGCATCGACACATTTTTCCGCAGCGCCGccccgcagagccccgggagGGGCCGGGCCCGCGATCCCCCCGcacctgcccggccccggccccgcagccccggccccgcaatCCCGCGGtcccccccggccccggccccgcgccctccaccgcgctgtccccgcagcggccccgccgcgctccctctCCGGAGGGGCCGCATCGcagcccccgtgtcccctccgggATGTGTCCCCACCCCGCATCCCCCGTGCCCTGCATGCCCCATAGATGTCCTCATAGCAGCCCTCCGCGTCCCCTTGGGATGTGTCCCCACAGCGGCCACGCACCGTGTCCCCTGGCTGTCACCTCCAAGGGTGTCCCTGCACCATTCCTGCTGTCCCCTCGTTGTCCCCTCTAGGGGGATGTCCCCATACCGGTCTTCCATCTCCCATTCAGTGGGCTCATCCTGGCCCTctctgtcccctgggtgtcccctcggAGATGTGTCCCCATTCCAGCCCCCCCTTTTCCCTGCATGCTCCCTCCAGGATTTGCTGACCCCACCCCAACATTTCCTCCAGGTGTGCCGGCATTTCTGAGCCCCCTCTCCCCTGCATGCCCCCTTCTGGGATGCATCACTTTATCAGCCAcccatgtcccctgtgtgtcccctccgGGACATGCCACTGTACCTGAGACCTCCTGAGCTTCCCCACCCTGCTGTGATCCCCTCCTGGTCACCCCTCCTGGTCACCCCTCCCAGCCCGTGctgcctggctgtcccctcctgggcaCCCCTGGATCTTCCCCAGCTGTGCGCCGTGGGACAATCCCTGGCCATCCCATCCAGGACACGAGTGTCCCTTTCTTGAGCATGTTCATCAACTCTGTCCCTTCCTCTCCCACCTCTGCGTGTTCccacctccctgtccctcctcagcccctgtgtctctgtccctcccCCTCCCAGGGTGGCagtgaccctgtccctgtccgtgtccctgtcccgcAGGTGCTGCCTCGCAGGCCGGAGCGCTGCCGCGGCGGCTCCCGCGGGCCGCATGGCAGGAGGGGCGGGTGCTCTCCCAAATCACCCACCCCAGCAGGCTGGTGGGGCAGAGCTCGGGAGGAGAAGTCCCCAAGCATCAATTGGACACCAGGGTCAGGCATGAgcccggaggaggaggaggaggaggacccgTAAGTGAACGAGAGCCCCCAACCCGCTCCCTTTTCGGGGTCCCTGGCAGGTGGCAGCTCCAGGTCCCCAGACAGCGCCGTCGCTGGCCCAGCCACACCCCAGCGTGTACCGGCATCCCAAACCGGAGCCCTGATCCCCCAGGGACCATCCCACTGCCGGGAGGGACACGGATTTGTGCCGCAAAATCCCATTAAATCTGGGTGTTGGGAGAGACGAAGCCAGGAACAGACGCGTGGGTCCGGCTCAGGCCCCCAGGTCCCACCGGGTGccgctccccagcccagcccagcccaggctcggGCAGTGCCCCCCACCATCCCCGCCTTtcggggtttgtttggggtttgtttcggGGTTCGTTTGGGGTTCGTTTCGGGGTTCGTTTTGGGGAGCCGCTCACGCTCCCCGTCCGCCACGGGGGAGTTGCGGCGCTGGCAGCGGCGGAGGCCGGCGCCTATCGATCCCGGAGAAAGGCGAGATGAGGAGATGCTGTGGCCGCAGAGGTGATTTATTTACACCAGGCGTGGAGTGAAACCTCCGGACGCCGGGAAGCGCTGGCGGGGGGCCAGGGCCGTGTTAAACCGGGGGTGTCGCGGCGGGAGGAGCTCGGGGCTGGCTCCGGTGTCAGAGCCCTCTCCGGTAGTGCTGCCGGAGCCCGGGATGCGAACGGGGCCCGGGACATCCCCATGATGACAGCTCCTCATCCCGAGTTGCGCCGATTTCCCAGCAAGGGGATGGGGCACACCGGGACGGGTTTGGTTTTTCTGTCGTTTCCCCGTGTGAAGGAAGCACCGGAGGGAGCCGCAGCCGGTGCCGGGCTCTCACCGGTGTGCGCCGACTTTGCCGGGTGTGAGGCCGCGCCGCAGCGCTCGGCTCCCGCTGCCGGCGGCAGGAATGGGGAATCAGGAATTGGGAATTAGGTCAGGAGCGGCGGTGCCGCAGGGCGGGAGGAGCGGAGGCTCCGATGGCGCGGCCgtctgggcccagtgctgggggGAACCTCCGGTACCCCCACCCCAACGTAGGTGCCATCCCAGGGCTCCagaggttaaaaaaaaccaaaaaaaaaaccccaaaaaacaaaacaaaaaaaaaaaaaaaaagagttttattTATGCTGAATTTTTTGGTTAAACAAAGGGCATCCTTACAGGCTGTGTATTGGGGTTGGGGTATTAATGATTATTTTAGTTAtgaattttttggggggttaaCTGCTCTGccccctgcaggggctgcacctgGCACAGGTGAGCTTCATGGTGCGTGCCTTCGGCTCAGCCTTCACCCTCGATCTCCGGCTGAACCAGTGAGTGACCCGCGGGCCCTGGCAgggaccaggagctgctgctgctgtgcccagggcggagaggaggagctgggggtgcccggGGATGGGGGAGCTGTGCTGAACCATCCAGCAGTGCGGGtggagcagaggggacagggaccccaaactGGGGGGGTTCCATGCCGGGGTGGTACCTATGGTGGGTGGTGTCCCACACCGGGGTGGTGCCTGCGCGTGGATCGCTGCTGTTgtctcccttttcctcctcttcctccccacccCTTACGGCCTCTTACTCCTCACCTGctccctcagccacctcctcgCCTCCCACTACGTGGAGCGGCACGTCGGCGCGGGCAGCAACGGCAGCCACAGCACGGTAAGATGTGTGCCAAGGCGTGCCAAACCAACCACGCCGTGCCAAACCAACCACGCCGTGCCAAACCacgctgtgctgtgctgtgctgtgctgtgccaaacTACACCACGCTGTGTCAAACcgtgctgtgccagtgcagggttGTGGTGGCCAGTTTGTAAATCCCATAAAAGCCCATTAATGATCCCCAGCAGCTCATTATCCCCCCACCCACCCCTGGGTGCCCCTAAGTGCCCCTGGGTGCCCctgggtgcccagccctgcctggcagggtgCTGCCATGGTGCTGGGAGATGCTCCTCGAGCAGGACACCCTGAGGGTGCCCAGCACTGAACCCCAGAGCCCTGGGGGTGTGGGACGGGGCAGCCCCCGATGCTCAGCACCCATCCCCGCTCTGCAGGGCGCAGGGGAGCACTGCTACTACCAGGGCCGGATCCGGGGGCAGCCGCGCTCCTTCGCTGccctctccagctgccagggCCTGCGGTGAGTACCCCCAGGGCCGGCAGGGGGGCCGGGGGGCTGCGCCCCTCTGCACCCCGACACTCCCGCCTCTGTTTGCAGCGGGGTCTTCTCGGACGGCCGAGCCACGTACCTGATCGAGCCCCAGGCGGGCGCCGAGCGCGGGCAGGTGAGCGCGGCCACCgccccaaggtggctctgcctgtggcctggggacagccatggggacacggggacgtggCACTCCTCCTGTCGCACGCACGGCCGTGACACCTCTCCCCTTTGCAGGGTCTTCGCCCGCACATCGTGCAGCgcatccccagctgtccccgacTGGGTGAGCGCTCTCACAAAGCTGTCCCCTGGCGGTCACCTCGGTGGCCCCGtgtcctgctgtgccaccagCTCTGTCCCTTCCCTGCAGGCTGCCTCTTCCCTGCGCTGAGCCAGCGTGTTCCCGGGGGCATCCCAaagctgcggcggcggcggcaggtcagtggggacagcggggtgcgCAGGGGACACAGGACACGGGCAGGGGACAAGGGTGCTGGGGCCTGGTTGATCTCTGTGGGTGCAGCCGGGCTCCTCCACCACGTCCAAGAAAACGACCAGCCAGCGTGGCAGAGCTCGGAAAATGCAAAAGGCTTCAGTCCTTTAACTCAGAGGTTCAAATCCTCTCCCTAGCTTAACTCAAATCATCTCCCATGACTAACTATCCTCTCTTAATCAACCTCATCATAGCGCTCACAATCTTAATTGCAGTGGCCTTCCTCACGCTCCTCCGTGGGCGTTTGCAGAGTGCTGTTCCTGCCTGGAACTCTGGTGGGGCCGCATCCCAACCATGGGATGGCTCTGCCCTCTCCCTGCATCCCAACCA includes these proteins:
- the DBF4B gene encoding protein DBF4 homolog B; its protein translation is MAGTASPRPLRGQSFYLDLPSGRSARDLAEAIGRLGGVTESFLSKEVTCVVSSNREAKRGQPRAREEKQNNPTAERTKSTSSVPAVPKGTPNRAHQKPPYTALLSRGKELLNKAMKNQDTCSGSSILANARLWGVQILHVDEMLSYAQQLLRAISGARKQCQKTEVKCPASKSKIHRGKLKPPFLKVEDQSRQFRPFHHQFQSFPALNFLAPKSSSPFEPLKSLSSSCQARAAEGCALHSTGGKSPRSTHVTMPRKRRGFCECCQETFEELQKHLQSPQHQRFAQDSSQYIPVDRVISQLTNSFLEGSAKVPWSCLADERVVPQAHSTGGMKLLPAELGEEGEQPEQDAVELITDTELDHGLKTQGHSPCLPRDRVTDPTGGGDLSKPSSLQLPRGAGLSRGVCAAHGAMGEAGLGALGLDLAPELGWGPHASPTPVREAVASSCEPVSHPPQGQAASRKRQLCSRHSSQVAKRPRLELGSGLSPLGAGMGAQGAGQVSEPALPALGRAGSLPLGTELSSRPHSSLALDLCLCQSPGGPVSQPAPPGAVAAGWGAGQAAAASTVTERGRSRDSDSTPRDGSRPALEGTASRTSCPAGCLPSPTLPLAAARCCCCVRAAPAAAPGAPGVLPPPPQRPQAAPGSSRGSSGSHWAVQLLPGCRIPAVGRDLLQPQGRVRDSGYESRLCSVLREAELDRSCRNCCTETRGASFPILGTLFGS